The nucleotide window TTGTTACAAATTTCATTACCCTTCATTAATGCTATATTATTATATCAGGGTTATTTTTTACAATATGATTTTGTGTCTATCGTGAATGGTGAGGCTTTCATTTTTCTGTAAGGTAAGCAAGCATTGCTCCACTTATAGTAATACTATTAGTAAAATAATATTTTTATCGTTAAGTTTCATATGTGACTGTATTACCTAAGGGATATATAAACCAACGTATACTAATTCAATTTTACCTTTCTAATAAATAATATATGTTATATCTTTCTTAGAAAATCAAATGCCAAATTATTTATCATTCTCTTATTTCCAGCATTTAATTGCATATTCCTTCATTTATATTGCATATTTATTATAAAATATATAACATAATACGTCATGAACGGTTATAAATATGATTTTGAGAATTAATTATTACAAAATTTGATATAATATTACTAACATATTTTTATTAACAGTTAATTTATGATCTGTACTTTCAAATCCAATTATAAAATTTAAAGATTTATAATGGGGCTACTATTAGTTGATATAGGAATGAAAAAGCTATATAGCGTAAAGGTTAGAATATTACATAAAGGATGTTGGACTGAAAAAATAAAACAGTACAAGATAAGGACTATTAAGATCTCTCCTTACGGGAGCAAAAGAGTGAAAGTTATAATAGCGTCACCAAGTCATCAGATAATAAAGGACTTAAAGGAGTCAGAAAACGTAAATGAAGTCATTAAATATAGAAAATTAAACGGCGGATATTTAATTGAGTTTTCGGAAGATAAGGATAATACTATAGCTGGAATGCTATTAGAATTTGAAGACAAGATATTGAATTACTCTAACGTCATCAATAAGGGGGTTGAGTTTTGGGACTTCGTTGCTACAAGTAAGGGCGTTATAAATTCTCTTAAGGAGAGGTTTGGAATAGAGGACATCGAAGTTAAGGGGGTGAGTTTAGATAAATTTTTAGGAAACGCGTTAACTGAGAAGGAGGTATTGATCTTAAAGATAGCATTAAATATGGGATACTTTAACTATCCTAGAAATATTAAGGCAAAGGATATAGCTGAAATATTAGGTATTTCTAAACAAGACTTCCTTTATCATCTAAGAAATTCCATTAATAAAATAATTACCTCAATAGATTTAGACAAATAAGCTCTATATAATAATTTCTTTAAGGGAGTTTAAAATATTTTAAAAACTTCTCCTTTAACAGTGTATAATGAAAGATCGTAAAATCTTATCGTTACGAAATGTAAAGAAAAATAGATAGTTTTGTTTATTAATATATTTAAACATGGACGAAAAAAGAGAGCTAAAAAGAGAAGTATTGGGAACATGGCTAGTCGCGAGTTATGGAATAGCCGCTAACGCACCTATAGCTGTAGCGACACTATATTTTGTTGGTATTGCAGGTTTAGCTGGAGGTTCAATGCCATTGGTTACAGTTCTCTCATATTTGATCTACGCCACAACGCTCCTAGTGGTTTACGAGTGGAGTAAAGATATTGCAGCATCCTACGGTTATCTCGCTATGATTAAGAAGGGATTGAATAGTAGCTTAGCAGCTTTCACTGTAGGGTACGGTTATATATATCAATATTTAGTTGCGGGAGCAGCAGGTTTCGGAGTATTAGGGGTAACTTCTTTCCTCTATCTCGTATCCCCTTCCATAGCCTCTAGTATGCCTTGGTTATGGGCTGTAATATCAGTAATCGTAACATTAGAAACTACGTTAATTATGTGGCTTGGCGTTAAACCTGGAGGTATGTTAAATCTCATAGTGGGCTTAATATCTATAGTATACCTAATAATTACTTCCATAGCCCTTATCATTATAGCCGGAGATAAGAACACCTTAGCACCCTTTACAGCACAGCCGGTTAACGGAAATTGGGTGTTAATATTAACTTCAATGATATTCGGAATTACTACTTTTGGAGGTGCTACTACACCAGTAGGAGTTGCTGAAGAGGCGAAGGTACCTAAGAAAACTCTACCTAAAGCCTTATTATTGGAATTCTTACTGTTGGGAGTAGGGCTAATATTGAACGCTTACGCTCAAACCGTAGTCTACGGTGTAAATAATATGTTCAATTACGCTAATCTTCCAGATCCCATGGTGATAATATACAGTAAATATTTCAGTACCATTACAGTGTTAATACTAATAGTTTTAGTAGCGTTCATGTTCAACTCTTCCACCATAGCTTTTGCTACGAGTGGAAGTAGAATGATTTACGGAATGGCAAGAGATGGAGTACTATATCCTAAGATTTTCACTAAGATAAATAAGTACGGGGTACCAGGTAACGCCATTCTGTTAACCGGTATAATTACGGGAGCCCTCAGTTTGATAAGCGGATATATATTAGGACCTTTAGAGGCTAGCATATTTCTGATAACTTTCGGCTCTTTTTACGTGTCATTGGGCCATCTATTTGCCGCAATAGCGTTAATTAGGCATAAGGTTAAGGTGAGAATGATTAATATCGTTAAACACGTTTTAGTACCTATAGTTTCCTCAATTGCTTATATTCTTACAATTTACTTCGGTACTTATCCCGCTCCAGCTTTCCCACTAAATATAGCGGTTTATGCGGCGTGGGCTGTACTCTTAATACACGTGATTCTATACTATATATTAAAATCTAGGAATCCAGAGGCCATTAAGAAGTTAGGAGATTTCAGTCTGTGATAAAATTTTAATTTCCTTTTTCATGCTTGATTTACACTTCCTTTTTTATTACTTAGTTAAAGGCTATACTTTAATATGGAAATGCGTTATCTAACTTATGGAGCTTAACCTGATTAAAAGGTTTGAAAAAGAGTTCGGTGACAGATTTACAACTGATGAAAGAATTATAGAGGAGAAGTCGAAAGCCCCTTATTTGGTCTCTCCCATTCTCTCGAAAATGGGCAAGAAGGCATTGGGCGTTTTGTTTGCGAAAGACGAGGAGGATGTTTTAAATATATTGAAATTCAGTGGTGTTTCACCAAATTATTTCATTTGAAAGATATAATATTAGTCCTTTCAAAAAGAGATTGATATAGAGAAAAACAATAAAATTATTATGAAACATAACATGTTAAGGTAATTTGCAAAAAATATAGCGTACAATTCTAATAATAAGAGGAGAATTCTGAATTTTTCTCACGTGGTGAAAACGACGTGCATAGTCTCCTCTGAACACCGAGAAAGTTAGAGAAGCTTGACGAATGAATCGAAGGACAAAACCTTCTTACACGTGGACTTGAAGTTAAAGAGAAGATGATTCACTAGATTCCACGCAGAATCCAGAACCGTGTAATAGAGGAACAAGAAGATCTTATTACTCAACTTCCTAACATACCTTATCCTTGCCTTCCTAACCTTGAAACCCTCCTCAACCTGCCACCTCAACCTATAGAGTTCAGCCAGTTCATAGGGATCTCCCTCGAAGTTCGTCACGAACATAAAGTGCCTCGGCTTTCCCTTAACGTAAACCACATCGTAATAATAAAGCCCTTCAAATTCCAAGACCCTATACGCAACGTAAACCTTGTCCTTAACCTCGTATCTCTTCTCAACTAATGGAACGTTAGATAGTTCCTTGAATCCCTT belongs to Saccharolobus solfataricus and includes:
- a CDS encoding APC family permease, which translates into the protein MDEKRELKREVLGTWLVASYGIAANAPIAVATLYFVGIAGLAGGSMPLVTVLSYLIYATTLLVVYEWSKDIAASYGYLAMIKKGLNSSLAAFTVGYGYIYQYLVAGAAGFGVLGVTSFLYLVSPSIASSMPWLWAVISVIVTLETTLIMWLGVKPGGMLNLIVGLISIVYLIITSIALIIIAGDKNTLAPFTAQPVNGNWVLILTSMIFGITTFGGATTPVGVAEEAKVPKKTLPKALLLEFLLLGVGLILNAYAQTVVYGVNNMFNYANLPDPMVIIYSKYFSTITVLILIVLVAFMFNSSTIAFATSGSRMIYGMARDGVLYPKIFTKINKYGVPGNAILLTGIITGALSLISGYILGPLEASIFLITFGSFYVSLGHLFAAIALIRHKVKVRMINIVKHVLVPIVSSIAYILTIYFGTYPAPAFPLNIAVYAAWAVLLIHVILYYILKSRNPEAIKKLGDFSL
- a CDS encoding helix-turn-helix domain-containing protein translates to MGLLLVDIGMKKLYSVKVRILHKGCWTEKIKQYKIRTIKISPYGSKRVKVIIASPSHQIIKDLKESENVNEVIKYRKLNGGYLIEFSEDKDNTIAGMLLEFEDKILNYSNVINKGVEFWDFVATSKGVINSLKERFGIEDIEVKGVSLDKFLGNALTEKEVLILKIALNMGYFNYPRNIKAKDIAEILGISKQDFLYHLRNSINKIITSIDLDK